A genomic stretch from Bradyrhizobium quebecense includes:
- a CDS encoding 2-oxoacid:ferredoxin oxidoreductase subunit beta, with product MTYIAKPKFHHPGLKKNELGYTHRDYEGKISTLCAGCGHDSITASIIEACYELSIEPHRVAKISGIGCSSKTPDYFLGNSHGFNSVHGRMPSVLTGANLANRDLIYLGVSGDGDSASIGFGQFAHSIRRAVNMTYIVENNGVYGLTKGQFSATADRGSKSKKGVTNTDNAIDLVAIALQLGATFVARSFSGDKTQLVPLIAAAIRHKGASFIDVISPCIAFNNHAGSTKSFDYVREHNDAVNRLDVLVGRDPISVDYAPGTVQVVEQHDGSRLALRKLDADYDPHDRLGAQTFLQKHAAKGQIVTGLLYVDPDAEDLHTHLDTVETPLNTLDEQALCPGSAVLDKINASLR from the coding sequence ATGACCTACATTGCAAAGCCGAAGTTTCATCATCCCGGCCTGAAGAAGAACGAGCTGGGCTATACCCATCGCGACTACGAGGGGAAGATCTCGACCCTGTGCGCCGGCTGCGGCCACGATTCGATCACCGCCTCGATCATCGAAGCCTGCTACGAGCTCTCGATCGAGCCGCACCGGGTGGCGAAGATCTCCGGCATCGGCTGCTCGTCGAAGACACCGGACTATTTCCTCGGCAACTCGCACGGCTTCAACTCGGTGCACGGCCGCATGCCGTCGGTGCTGACCGGCGCCAATCTCGCCAACCGCGACCTGATCTATCTCGGCGTCTCCGGCGACGGCGATTCGGCCTCGATCGGCTTCGGCCAGTTCGCACATTCGATCCGGCGCGCAGTCAACATGACCTATATCGTCGAGAACAACGGCGTGTACGGCCTGACCAAGGGCCAGTTCTCCGCGACCGCCGACCGCGGCTCGAAGTCGAAGAAGGGCGTCACCAACACCGACAATGCGATCGACCTGGTCGCGATCGCGCTGCAGTTAGGAGCCACCTTCGTGGCGCGCAGCTTCTCCGGCGACAAGACCCAGCTGGTGCCGCTGATCGCGGCTGCGATCCGCCACAAGGGCGCGTCCTTCATCGACGTGATCAGCCCCTGCATCGCCTTCAACAACCACGCCGGCTCGACCAAGAGCTTCGACTATGTCCGTGAGCACAACGACGCGGTGAACCGTCTCGACGTGCTGGTCGGCCGCGATCCTATCAGCGTCGATTACGCGCCCGGCACCGTGCAGGTGGTCGAGCAGCATGACGGCTCGCGGCTCGCGCTGCGCAAGCTCGACGCCGACTACGATCCGCACGATCGGCTCGGAGCACAGACCTTCCTGCAGAAGCACGCGGCCAAGGGCCAGATCGTCACCGGGCTCCTTTACGTCGATCCGGATGCCGAGGACCTGCACACCCATCTCGACACCGTCGAGACGCCGCTCAACACGCTGGACGAACAGGCGCTCTGCCCCGGCTCGGCCGTGCTGGACAAGATCAACGCCAGCCTGCGCTGA
- a CDS encoding caspase family protein, whose translation MTRILWALIVGLVSLSSLPVQAQDQEKRLALVVGNGAYQAGALQTAANDAGLIAQTLQAAGFDVVGARDLDSETLRKSFRDFIQKVQDAGPNAVAFVYLAGYGVQLTGENYFVPVDAKIARDTDVPVEAIRISDYSHQLSALPIKAGVIVLDAARSNSFAKDGQPLAGGLALVDPDPKLLIAFNSAPGTVAPDGAPPYGPYAQALAEMIRAGGLTLPEVFDRVRLRVNEMTKGAEIPWNAQKVDAPFMFFERKPDAPPQQVDAGLRTKPIRDFPAHDAYAAALERDTLQGYEDYLQAYPTDPLARRVRAIVAARREAITWRRTYNADTPDAYWSYLRRYPRGPHAYDARRRLAYLSAALEPPPQFTALDYDVPPPPPDEIVYVDRPVLYYSDPVFDFAPPPPPPVFFLPPPPPDFVVLPPPPPPIGLFVLPTPFFVAMPAYVAAPAYVVPPQNNIVFNNIHNTTVINTVINNPNPTPAQLHAAGVTAAMGGAPVTAAPQLPAAAMQRANLARPGGPQGVTPAQGAAMGAPGAVPNAAAAPNAMGAPGAHTLPGAKNGPPLPQSATAPASPAQQHGAVQPGAVQPGAAQPGAAQPGAKPNAVTPGKPATAMAPANAQPAPPTKPGAAPVANAPASPATAGKPGTQQPLTHAATAPTANVKPATAPSPASRTPPARQTPAARSAPAHAAVSPAPVSRPAPARAAAPARAAPPPPRAAAVAPHPAPAPRAAPPPPRPAVQAQRAAPPPPRPAPPPRPAAAPRAAPACPPGKCKH comes from the coding sequence ATGACGCGCATTCTGTGGGCATTGATCGTCGGTCTGGTGTCGCTCTCGTCGCTTCCCGTCCAGGCGCAGGATCAGGAAAAGCGCCTCGCGCTCGTGGTCGGCAACGGCGCCTATCAGGCCGGCGCGTTGCAGACTGCCGCAAACGATGCCGGCCTGATCGCGCAGACATTGCAGGCCGCAGGCTTCGACGTAGTCGGAGCGCGCGATCTCGATAGCGAGACGCTGCGCAAATCGTTCCGCGATTTCATCCAGAAGGTACAGGACGCGGGGCCTAATGCCGTGGCCTTCGTCTATCTCGCCGGCTACGGCGTGCAGCTCACCGGCGAGAACTACTTCGTGCCGGTCGACGCCAAAATCGCCCGCGACACCGACGTGCCGGTCGAGGCGATCCGCATCTCCGACTACAGCCATCAGCTGTCGGCATTGCCGATCAAGGCGGGCGTCATCGTACTCGATGCGGCGCGCAGCAATTCCTTCGCCAAGGACGGCCAGCCGCTGGCCGGCGGCCTTGCGCTGGTCGATCCCGATCCGAAGCTCTTGATCGCCTTCAATTCGGCGCCCGGCACCGTCGCCCCCGACGGTGCGCCGCCTTACGGGCCCTACGCGCAAGCGCTGGCGGAAATGATTCGCGCCGGCGGCCTGACCTTGCCCGAGGTGTTCGACCGCGTTCGCCTGCGCGTCAACGAGATGACCAAGGGCGCCGAGATCCCGTGGAATGCCCAGAAGGTCGACGCGCCCTTCATGTTCTTCGAGCGCAAGCCGGACGCGCCGCCGCAGCAGGTCGATGCCGGACTGCGCACCAAGCCGATCCGCGACTTCCCGGCGCACGACGCCTATGCCGCCGCGCTGGAGCGCGACACGCTGCAAGGCTACGAGGATTATCTGCAGGCCTATCCGACCGATCCGCTCGCCAGGCGCGTGCGCGCGATCGTGGCGGCGCGGCGCGAGGCCATCACCTGGCGGCGCACCTACAACGCCGATACGCCCGATGCGTATTGGTCGTATCTGCGGCGTTATCCGCGCGGCCCGCATGCATACGACGCCAGGCGCCGGCTCGCCTATCTGTCGGCCGCGCTGGAGCCGCCGCCGCAATTCACGGCGCTCGACTATGACGTGCCGCCGCCGCCGCCCGACGAGATCGTCTATGTCGACCGCCCGGTGCTCTACTACAGCGATCCGGTGTTCGACTTCGCGCCGCCCCCACCGCCGCCGGTGTTCTTCCTGCCGCCGCCGCCGCCCGACTTCGTCGTGCTGCCGCCGCCGCCGCCGCCGATCGGACTGTTCGTGCTGCCGACGCCGTTCTTCGTGGCGATGCCGGCCTATGTCGCCGCGCCGGCCTACGTCGTGCCGCCGCAGAACAACATCGTGTTCAACAACATCCACAACACGACAGTGATCAACACGGTGATCAACAATCCGAACCCGACGCCGGCGCAGCTCCATGCGGCCGGGGTGACGGCGGCAATGGGCGGCGCACCGGTCACGGCGGCGCCGCAACTGCCGGCCGCGGCGATGCAGCGCGCCAATCTGGCACGGCCTGGCGGTCCGCAAGGCGTGACGCCGGCACAGGGCGCGGCCATGGGAGCGCCCGGCGCTGTGCCGAACGCGGCCGCCGCGCCGAACGCGATGGGTGCGCCGGGTGCGCACACTTTGCCGGGCGCCAAGAATGGACCGCCGCTACCGCAGTCGGCGACAGCGCCGGCCAGTCCCGCGCAGCAGCACGGCGCCGTGCAGCCGGGCGCCGTGCAACCTGGCGCCGCGCAGCCTGGTGCCGCGCAGCCTGGGGCAAAGCCGAACGCGGTGACACCAGGCAAGCCCGCGACAGCCATGGCGCCTGCCAACGCGCAGCCGGCTCCGCCGACCAAGCCCGGCGCTGCCCCGGTGGCCAACGCGCCGGCCTCGCCCGCGACCGCCGGCAAGCCCGGGACGCAGCAACCGCTCACGCATGCTGCGACCGCACCGACCGCAAACGTGAAGCCCGCAACGGCGCCGTCGCCGGCCAGCCGCACGCCGCCAGCACGGCAGACGCCGGCTGCGCGCTCGGCACCCGCGCACGCCGCGGTGTCGCCGGCACCGGTCTCCCGGCCTGCGCCGGCGCGGGCCGCAGCTCCGGCCCGCGCGGCTCCCCCGCCGCCGCGCGCCGCAGCCGTTGCGCCGCATCCGGCACCGGCTCCGCGCGCCGCGCCGCCGCCACCACGGCCGGCTGTGCAGGCGCAACGCGCAGCGCCGCCGCCGCCGCGGCCGGCACCGCCGCCAAGGCCCGCAGCAGCACCCCGCGCCGCGCCGGCATGCCCTCCCGGCAAATGCAAACACTGA
- a CDS encoding ABC transporter substrate-binding protein yields the protein MSTRSRLAAFLAFTALTASSISPSVAADSAIKIGNTAPYSGPASAYGTIARAEAAYFQMLNDQGGIGGRKIDFESLDDAYSPSKTVEQTRKLVEQDEVLAIFSAVGTAPNISVQKYLNIKHVPQLFVSSGATRWNDPKQFPWTVGFNPTYELEGRLYAKYILKTKPDAKIAVITPNEDAGKDYLRGFKDGLGEHVGQIVAETTYLTTDPTIDSQMVTMRESGADVFFAEATPRFAAQALRKAASMGWKPLTILPTVSNSVSAVLEPAGLENVIGVVTGLYLKDPTDPRWADDPAQQEFSAWMKKYQPNASPGDLFNVQGYTVAQVMTAVLKNCNGDYSRDNIIKQATNLKALELPMLLPGIKVQTEPDNVTPIRQIQMARFDGKSWALFGEVLSDK from the coding sequence TTGTCAACTCGCTCCCGCCTGGCGGCCTTTCTCGCCTTCACCGCGCTCACAGCCTCGTCGATCTCGCCGTCCGTTGCAGCCGATTCCGCGATCAAAATAGGAAACACCGCACCCTATAGCGGCCCGGCGTCCGCCTACGGCACGATCGCGCGCGCCGAAGCCGCGTATTTCCAGATGCTCAACGATCAGGGCGGCATCGGCGGTCGCAAGATCGATTTCGAGAGTCTCGACGACGCCTATTCGCCGTCGAAGACCGTCGAGCAGACCCGCAAGCTGGTCGAGCAGGACGAGGTGCTCGCGATCTTCAGCGCGGTCGGCACTGCGCCCAACATCTCGGTGCAGAAATATCTGAACATCAAGCACGTGCCTCAGCTGTTCGTGTCCTCAGGCGCGACGCGCTGGAACGATCCGAAGCAGTTCCCGTGGACGGTCGGTTTCAATCCGACCTACGAGCTCGAAGGCCGGCTCTATGCGAAGTATATTCTGAAGACCAAGCCGGACGCGAAGATCGCCGTCATCACGCCGAACGAAGACGCTGGCAAGGACTATCTCAGGGGCTTCAAGGACGGGCTCGGCGAGCATGTCGGCCAGATCGTTGCGGAGACCACCTACCTCACGACCGACCCGACCATCGATTCCCAGATGGTGACGATGCGCGAGTCCGGCGCCGACGTGTTCTTCGCCGAAGCGACGCCGAGATTCGCGGCGCAAGCGCTGCGCAAGGCGGCGAGCATGGGCTGGAAGCCGCTCACCATTCTGCCGACCGTCTCCAACTCGGTCTCCGCAGTGCTCGAGCCGGCCGGGCTCGAGAACGTCATCGGCGTCGTGACCGGGCTCTATCTGAAGGACCCGACCGATCCGCGCTGGGCCGACGATCCGGCGCAGCAGGAGTTCTCGGCCTGGATGAAGAAGTATCAGCCGAATGCGAGTCCGGGCGACCTCTTCAACGTGCAGGGCTACACCGTCGCGCAGGTCATGACGGCGGTGCTGAAGAACTGCAACGGCGATTACAGCCGTGACAACATCATCAAGCAGGCGACCAATCTGAAGGCGCTCGAACTGCCGATGCTGCTGCCGGGCATCAAGGTGCAGACCGAGCCCGACAATGTGACGCCGATCCGCCAGATCCAGATGGCGCGGTTCGACGGCAAGTCCTGGGCGCTGTTCGGCGAGGTCTTGAGCGACAAGTAG
- a CDS encoding DUF1800 domain-containing protein — translation MSITATLGARTVAKLMIGTIAGLVMCHQPARAAELAAQDIALLDRLTWGVSASSAAHLQEIGTERWLQEQLHPANAALPAAVQKQIEAMPDAHRFPFDIAASFDQQGKSANQVADPEQRKAAQQVYQQAMNDRARQAAARTILRALYAPDQLRERLTWFWFNHFNVHQYKANVRVLVGDYEDRAIRANALGKFRNLLSATLHHPVMLRYLDNADNAAGHLNENYAREIMELHTMGVGSGYTQADVEALARILTGVGIDFKSEDPKLKPELQSQLVREGAFEFNPARHDFGDKTFLGHQIKGRGLAEVDEALDILCRHPATATHIAKQLATYFVSDNPAPALVQQMAQTFQKTDGDIAAVMSTLVHTPEFAASLKGGAKFKDPMLYVMSSVRLAYDTKVVLNTLPIQGWLNRLSEGLFNHETPDGYSMLSAAWNGPGQMMLRFEIARAIGSGSAGLFKPNEPNAVDQPAFPLVMNGLYFSNIKQTLSPTTLAALDQAVSPQDWNTLFLSSPEFMH, via the coding sequence ATGAGCATCACGGCCACGCTCGGAGCGCGGACAGTCGCGAAACTGATGATCGGGACGATCGCGGGGCTGGTGATGTGCCACCAGCCGGCGCGGGCGGCCGAACTCGCGGCGCAGGACATCGCGCTGCTCGACCGCCTGACCTGGGGCGTCAGCGCCTCGAGCGCGGCACATCTGCAAGAGATCGGCACCGAACGCTGGCTGCAGGAGCAGCTGCATCCGGCCAACGCCGCGTTGCCGGCCGCCGTCCAAAAGCAGATCGAGGCGATGCCGGACGCGCATCGCTTCCCGTTCGACATTGCGGCCTCGTTCGACCAGCAGGGCAAATCCGCCAACCAGGTCGCCGATCCGGAGCAGCGCAAGGCGGCGCAACAGGTCTATCAGCAGGCCATGAACGACCGCGCCAGGCAGGCTGCGGCCCGCACCATCCTGCGCGCGCTCTATGCGCCGGATCAATTGCGTGAGCGCCTGACCTGGTTCTGGTTCAACCACTTCAATGTCCACCAGTACAAGGCCAACGTCCGCGTGCTGGTCGGCGACTACGAGGATCGCGCGATCCGCGCCAACGCGCTCGGCAAGTTCCGCAACCTGCTGTCGGCGACGCTGCATCATCCCGTGATGCTGCGTTATCTCGACAATGCCGACAACGCCGCCGGCCACCTCAACGAGAACTACGCCCGCGAGATCATGGAGCTGCACACCATGGGCGTCGGCTCCGGCTACACCCAGGCCGACGTCGAGGCGCTGGCGCGGATCCTCACCGGCGTCGGCATCGACTTCAAGTCGGAGGATCCGAAGCTGAAGCCGGAGCTGCAATCCCAGCTGGTCCGCGAGGGCGCGTTCGAGTTCAATCCGGCGCGCCACGATTTCGGCGACAAGACGTTCCTCGGCCATCAGATCAAGGGCCGCGGCCTTGCCGAGGTCGACGAGGCCCTCGATATCCTCTGCCGTCATCCCGCGACCGCGACGCACATCGCAAAGCAGCTTGCGACCTATTTCGTGTCGGACAATCCGGCGCCCGCGCTGGTGCAGCAGATGGCGCAGACCTTCCAGAAGACCGACGGCGATATCGCGGCCGTGATGTCGACGCTGGTTCATACACCTGAGTTTGCCGCGAGCCTGAAGGGCGGCGCCAAGTTCAAGGACCCGATGCTCTACGTGATGTCGTCGGTGCGGCTCGCCTACGACACCAAGGTCGTGCTCAACACGCTGCCGATCCAGGGTTGGCTCAACCGCCTGTCCGAGGGCCTGTTCAATCACGAGACGCCCGACGGTTATTCGATGCTGTCGGCGGCCTGGAACGGTCCCGGGCAGATGATGCTGCGTTTCGAGATCGCGCGCGCGATCGGCTCGGGATCGGCCGGGCTGTTCAAGCCGAACGAGCCCAACGCCGTCGACCAGCCGGCGTTTCCGCTGGTGATGAACGGGCTCTACTTCAGCAACATCAAGCAGACGCTGAGCCCGACCACGCTCGCCGCGCTCGACCAGGCCGTCTCGCCGCAGGACTGGAACACGCTGTTTCTGTCGTCACCCGAGTTCATGCACTGA
- a CDS encoding DUF4286 family protein, whose translation MPIAGQGMLLTSMDIDSLHEAEFNRWYDREHLEERVAIDGFLEARRYVAHDGRPKYLSLYSTATFEVLESPAYRKALANQTDWSKANIARFRNMIRGVARITVSRGVGRGAALGIIRLRPPAEGADRLRAALREQLDPAARDGIISMHLLENDPDLSKPLTPDAGKADPGAGDWFVLIDATDVGAVPAAAAGITGNAALKPLVVTSGVYRLLWDVAKSDLPRN comes from the coding sequence ATGCCAATCGCCGGACAAGGCATGCTGCTGACCTCGATGGATATCGACAGCTTACACGAAGCTGAATTCAACCGCTGGTACGATCGCGAGCATCTCGAAGAACGGGTCGCGATCGACGGATTCCTGGAGGCCCGCCGCTACGTCGCCCATGACGGCAGGCCGAAATATCTCAGCCTCTACTCGACCGCGACCTTCGAGGTGCTTGAGAGCCCCGCCTACCGCAAGGCGCTCGCCAACCAGACCGACTGGTCGAAAGCCAACATCGCGCGCTTCCGGAACATGATCCGCGGGGTCGCGCGCATCACGGTCAGCCGCGGCGTCGGCCGAGGCGCAGCCCTCGGCATCATCCGCCTGCGCCCGCCGGCCGAGGGGGCGGACAGACTCCGCGCTGCATTGCGGGAGCAACTCGATCCGGCCGCGCGCGACGGCATCATCTCGATGCACCTGCTGGAGAACGACCCTGACCTGTCGAAACCGCTGACGCCGGACGCCGGGAAAGCCGATCCCGGTGCCGGCGACTGGTTCGTGCTGATCGACGCCACAGATGTCGGCGCGGTCCCCGCAGCCGCAGCAGGCATCACCGGCAATGCAGCCTTGAAGCCGCTGGTGGTCACCAGCGGCGTCTACCGGCTGTTGTGGGATGTCGCGAAGAGCGATCTTCCGCGCAACTGA
- a CDS encoding 2-oxoacid:acceptor oxidoreductase subunit alpha yields the protein MSVQSPISSVNDFVVRFANVNGSGSASANELFARSILRHGVPVSPRNIFPSNIQGLPTWYEVRVTEDGHLGARGGVDMMVAMNPQTWDKDVASIEPGGYLFYDSTKPMPTSKFREDIAVIGVPLTAITNSTYTDPRQRQLFKNIIYLGALCALLDLDPKLVEQLIGEQYKGKEKLLSSNVHALHLGRDWALQNLKCPIGLRVKKSDKVGDRIFVEGNSAAALGAVYGGATVCAWYPITPSSSVAEAFTSHCKKYRHDPETGKAKYAIVQGEDELASIGIVIGASWNGARAFTATSGPGISLMTEFIGLSYFAEIPAVIMNIQRAGPSTGMPTRTQQCDVIACAYASHGDTKHVLLFPEDPAEAFEFAAAAFDLAERLQTTIFLMLDLDIGMNHRLCRPLKWDDAKQYDRGKVMTAEMLDEGRDFGRYLDVDGDGIPYRTYPGTHPTKGSYFTRGTSRDRYARYSEEGAVYADNMQRLVRKFETAQDMVPRPLQANAAKPTKYGVLYFGSTSPAMDEAIGILEARGHQLDRMRIRAFPFHSSVASFIADHDFVYVVEQNRDAQLRQLIVNENGIDPVRLVPILHYDGTPITARFIANAIGDHQDHLKVTPLRKAVT from the coding sequence ATGTCAGTCCAAAGCCCGATCAGCAGCGTAAACGACTTCGTCGTCCGCTTCGCCAACGTCAACGGTTCGGGCTCGGCTTCCGCCAACGAACTGTTCGCGCGCTCGATCCTGCGCCACGGCGTGCCGGTGTCGCCACGCAACATCTTCCCCTCCAACATCCAGGGCCTGCCGACCTGGTATGAAGTGCGCGTCACCGAGGACGGCCATCTCGGCGCCCGCGGCGGCGTCGACATGATGGTGGCGATGAACCCGCAGACCTGGGACAAGGACGTCGCCTCGATCGAGCCCGGCGGCTATCTGTTCTACGATTCCACCAAGCCGATGCCGACGTCGAAATTCCGCGAGGACATCGCGGTCATCGGCGTGCCGCTGACCGCGATCACCAATTCGACCTACACCGATCCCAGGCAGCGCCAGCTGTTCAAGAACATCATCTATCTCGGCGCGCTCTGCGCGCTGCTCGATCTCGACCCCAAGCTGGTCGAGCAGCTGATCGGCGAGCAGTACAAGGGCAAGGAGAAGCTGCTCTCCTCCAACGTCCATGCGCTGCACCTCGGCCGCGACTGGGCGCTGCAAAACCTGAAATGCCCGATCGGGCTCCGGGTGAAGAAGTCCGACAAGGTCGGCGACCGCATCTTCGTGGAAGGCAACAGCGCCGCCGCGCTCGGCGCCGTCTATGGCGGCGCCACCGTGTGCGCCTGGTATCCGATCACGCCGTCGTCGTCGGTGGCGGAAGCCTTCACCAGCCATTGCAAGAAGTATCGTCACGATCCGGAGACCGGCAAGGCGAAATACGCCATCGTGCAGGGCGAGGACGAACTGGCCTCGATCGGCATCGTGATCGGCGCGTCCTGGAACGGGGCGCGGGCCTTCACCGCGACCTCGGGTCCGGGCATCTCGCTGATGACCGAGTTCATCGGCCTGTCCTATTTCGCCGAGATCCCGGCCGTGATCATGAACATCCAGCGCGCCGGCCCCTCGACCGGCATGCCGACCCGCACCCAGCAATGCGACGTGATCGCCTGCGCCTATGCGTCGCACGGCGACACCAAGCATGTGCTGCTGTTCCCGGAAGATCCGGCGGAGGCGTTCGAATTCGCCGCCGCCGCCTTCGATCTCGCCGAGCGGCTGCAAACCACGATCTTCCTGATGCTCGATCTCGACATCGGCATGAATCACCGGCTGTGCCGCCCGCTCAAGTGGGATGACGCCAAGCAATACGACCGCGGCAAGGTGATGACGGCGGAGATGCTCGACGAAGGCCGCGACTTCGGCCGCTATCTCGACGTCGACGGCGACGGCATCCCGTATCGCACCTATCCCGGCACGCATCCGACCAAGGGCTCCTACTTCACCCGCGGCACCTCGCGCGACCGCTATGCGCGCTATTCCGAGGAAGGCGCTGTTTACGCCGACAACATGCAACGCCTGGTGCGCAAGTTCGAGACCGCGCAGGACATGGTGCCGCGGCCGCTGCAGGCCAACGCAGCGAAGCCGACCAAGTACGGCGTGCTCTATTTCGGCTCGACCTCGCCCGCGATGGACGAAGCGATCGGAATCCTGGAAGCGCGCGGCCATCAGCTCGACCGCATGCGCATCCGCGCCTTCCCGTTCCACTCCAGCGTCGCGAGCTTCATCGCCGATCACGACTTCGTCTACGTGGTCGAGCAGAACCGCGACGCGCAACTCCGTCAGCTGATCGTCAACGAAAACGGCATCGATCCCGTGCGACTGGTGCCGATCCTGCACTATGACGGCACGCCGATCACCGCGCGCTTCATCGCCAACGCGATCGGCGACCACCAGGATCATCTCAAGGTGACCCCTCTGCGCAAGGCCGTGACATGA
- a CDS encoding FAD-dependent oxidoreductase: MKPTDISAPDYFHKVVDCQWACPAHTPVPEYIRLIAEGRYSDAYMINWKSNVFPGILGRTCDRPCEPACRRGRVEDTPVAICRLKRVAADFKDDIKHRLPKPGPKNGKRIALVGGGPASLTVARDLVPLGYHCTVFDGDPKAGGMMRSQIPKFRLPDNVIDEETDYVLNLGVEFKGGQRVDSLKQLLSENYDAIFVGSGAPRGRELDIPGRKEAAANIHIGIEWLANVSFGHVEKIGRRVIVLGGGNTAMDCCRTARRLGGESVKVIVRSGFEEMKASPWEKEDALHEDIPILNYMVPVAFKHVAGKLIGVTFQKVKAEYDDKGRRNLVPSGEPDETVSCDDVLVAVGQENAFPWIEADCGIEFDKWHMPKVDPKTFVSTNPKVFFGGDAAFGPKNIIWAVAHGHDAALSIHRMLSGEDINERPLPEVQISSQKMGIHEWSYDNDISADKRFKVPHRDKVIALKDIRAEVELGYDLKLALGEAQRCLNCDVQTVFSAPLCIECDACVDICPMDCITFTENGEEDDVRQRLKAPSPHHDQALYVSGDLKTGRVMVKDEDVCLHCGLCAERCPTGAWDMQKYLIDMVQAGSTCQSKARSAA, from the coding sequence ATGAAACCGACTGATATCTCGGCGCCGGATTACTTTCATAAAGTAGTCGATTGCCAATGGGCTTGCCCCGCACACACCCCCGTTCCCGAGTACATCCGGTTGATTGCTGAGGGGCGTTACAGCGACGCCTACATGATCAATTGGAAGTCCAACGTGTTCCCCGGGATTCTCGGGCGCACCTGTGACCGTCCATGCGAGCCGGCGTGCCGCCGCGGGCGGGTCGAGGACACTCCGGTCGCGATCTGCCGCCTGAAGCGCGTCGCCGCCGACTTCAAGGACGACATCAAGCACCGTCTGCCGAAGCCGGGGCCGAAGAACGGCAAGCGCATCGCGCTGGTCGGCGGCGGCCCCGCCTCGCTGACCGTGGCGCGCGATCTCGTCCCGCTCGGCTATCACTGCACCGTGTTCGACGGCGATCCCAAGGCCGGCGGCATGATGCGCAGCCAGATTCCAAAATTCCGCCTGCCCGACAACGTGATCGACGAGGAGACCGACTACGTCCTCAACCTCGGCGTCGAGTTCAAGGGCGGCCAGCGCGTCGACAGCCTGAAGCAGCTGCTCTCCGAGAATTACGACGCGATCTTTGTCGGAAGCGGCGCGCCGCGCGGCCGCGAGCTCGACATTCCCGGCCGCAAGGAGGCCGCCGCCAACATCCATATCGGCATCGAGTGGCTGGCCAACGTGTCGTTCGGCCACGTCGAAAAGATCGGCCGCCGCGTCATCGTGCTCGGCGGCGGCAACACCGCGATGGATTGCTGCCGCACCGCGCGCCGCCTCGGCGGCGAGAGCGTCAAGGTGATCGTCCGCTCCGGCTTCGAGGAAATGAAGGCCTCGCCGTGGGAGAAGGAGGACGCGCTTCACGAGGACATTCCGATCCTCAACTACATGGTGCCGGTGGCATTCAAGCATGTGGCCGGCAAGCTGATTGGCGTCACCTTCCAAAAGGTGAAGGCGGAATACGACGACAAGGGCCGGCGCAATCTGGTGCCCTCGGGCGAGCCGGACGAGACCGTGTCCTGCGACGATGTGCTCGTTGCGGTCGGCCAGGAGAATGCGTTCCCCTGGATCGAAGCCGATTGCGGCATCGAATTCGACAAGTGGCACATGCCGAAGGTCGATCCCAAGACGTTCGTCTCGACCAATCCGAAGGTGTTCTTCGGCGGCGATGCGGCGTTCGGGCCGAAGAACATCATCTGGGCCGTGGCGCACGGCCATGACGCCGCGCTGTCGATCCACCGAATGCTGTCCGGCGAGGACATCAACGAGCGCCCGCTACCCGAGGTGCAGATCTCCTCACAGAAGATGGGCATCCACGAGTGGAGCTACGACAACGACATCTCCGCCGACAAGCGCTTCAAGGTGCCGCATCGCGACAAGGTGATCGCGCTGAAGGACATCCGCGCCGAAGTCGAGCTCGGCTACGACCTCAAGCTCGCGCTCGGCGAAGCGCAGCGCTGCCTGAATTGCGACGTGCAGACGGTGTTCTCCGCGCCGCTCTGCATCGAATGCGACGCCTGCGTCGACATCTGTCCGATGGACTGCATCACCTTCACCGAGAACGGTGAAGAGGATGACGTACGGCAGCGCCTGAAAGCCCCCTCGCCGCATCACGACCAGGCGCTCTACGTCTCCGGCGACCTGAAGACCGGCCGCGTCATGGTGAAAGACGAAGACGTCTGCCTGCATTGCGGGCTGTGTGCCGAGCGCTGCCCGACCGGCGCTTGGGACATGCAGAAGTACCTCATCGATATGGTTCAAGCGGGATCAACATGTCAGTCCAAAGCCCGATCAGCAGCGTAA